DNA sequence from the Vicia villosa cultivar HV-30 ecotype Madison, WI linkage group LG3, Vvil1.0, whole genome shotgun sequence genome:
AGATTCAATTATCAATTCATCTCAATGTAGAACAAAGGCCCTCCTTGTCTGAAATGAGCGTCACTCCACTTCTTTGTTTCGTCAAATAGCTTTTTAGTCGTCTCCCGATCTCTTCCTTTGATAAGGCTTTGGATCACTTCATCCTTTCGGAATAACTGCGTGTCTAGATTCTTGCAGCAATCCCTAAGTTCTTCACACCCTTTGCATTCTGGGATATAGGTCTTCTCAAGTGCATTTGCTTCACTCATCATTTGATCTCTGagcttgacattctcttcagctagtcgggcggtgcggaggtgacttcctttcagttggGTCTCAACCGCTATTCTCTgagtggtctcttcttccagtttcttcttCATGGTCCTCAACTCATACTTGGTTTCTTTCTCCAGTCGGAGCTTGTGGGCTTTCAGGTCTTCTTGATACTCTCGTCTGAGcttctctttttcttcctttatAGCCTTTTCTATAACCTTTTGAGGATCTTCAGTAGGAGCGACAACAGCTTTTCCGTCCTTTTCAGTTCTAACCCTCTTCCTGGCTTGAGAAGACTCTCCTTTGAGAGTTTTAAGTTCACGGGCCAGTTCATTCTTTGTCTGTTTAAGGAAATAGCGCTTCAAATCCATATCCCTATCTTTCTCTTTCAGTCTCAAATTGGCGACGCGGACCTGATCAAAACGTTCCCTTGATACCATAGTTTCCGATATTTTCGGAGGTTGTGCATACAAGAGGGGGACCCTCGGGAATGGTAACAGAAGTGTCTTGACTCTCTCCTTAACCCAATCGGTATAGGGCTCCATAGCAATGGCATTCTTGGCTCCCAGAGTGGATCTCTCACCTATATGAATGTTATTCCAGGCTTTCCTGATTTCCTCAAGCGCTACAAGGTCAGCTCCCTTTTCAAAGTACACGGATTGGTAAATCTCCCTATCCGAAGGCCCACTCTTCATGGTATAACCCAACTGACGAAGAGCTAGAATTGGGTTGTAGTTAATACATCCTTTTGTCCCAATGAGCGGGACGTTACCAAAGTTTCCGCACCTAATAATGACTTCAGATATGCCTGTTCGGAATTGATACCATACGATATCGTTTGCAGTAAGTCCCATGATCCTCTGAGACCATTTCTGAGTAGAGGTAACAAACGGACCACTAGCAGGCAAGTGAGATTTGAACCATTTATATAACAGCGGCAAGCAACCTCGAATAGCCCCCCTTTTACCATGCCGAGAGTGAATAGAATAATATGTGTCAGCCAATAGGGTGGGTATTGGATTCTTGTCCATAAAAAGACATATAGCAGCCAaatcaacgaacttgtgaatgttgGGAAACATCACAATTCCATAGATTAGAGCGGCCAAAATAGCATTGAAAGTCTCCCATATTCCTTTGTCAGCAAATTCTTGAGCTTTTTCAACCAGGAAACTCATGTAGAAGCCATGTGTATCACCATTCTTCTTCCAGTTATCATGAACACCTCccaagctcaaataaagagcgttggcaatgtAATCCAACCTAGGTCTCTCTGGGACACAAACAAAAGGCActctgtgttgaatcttgatgttgAGGAGGCAAGAGTACTCTTCGAGAGTGGGAGCTAGCTGATAATCTGAAAATGTGAAACAACGGATATCTGGGTCgtagaactgaagaagagtagatAAGGCCCATTCGTCGACACGCGAGTACAGAAGAGATAATATGTTGCCATAGTTGCCACTGAACACTGTTTCATTATGACCAGTGACCAATTCACCCAATTGTCCCAATTGAACCATACCCTCGCGATGGAAAGTATAAGTGTGTGTGCGCCTTGTAGCTCCTTGATCGACGGTCACGTTGTTATCCATTCTTGACAGAGATTGATATTTtctggataccctgaaaaatgacATGCAAATGAGAAttaacttttttcttttctttcttttcttttttctttcttttttttttctttttttttttgaaatgtaaacatgctatgatgaaaatgatgcagaTTGGGTCCCCACGACATAGAGGGACCAAGGCAATAATTCTGAGCAAGAAGATATcataggatcaaaggtccggcatagatCAGAGAACCAGAAGAACCATAATCATCAATAGAACCAAATAGTCACCCACAGAgccaaatagtcaccaacggtacctgtcatgtatatccctccccactcacgggtgtagtctaggtcagggtaggtcaaaatggcaaccagcgttatcagtcctcctgaggcaccaatgttgttgcatctacatgccaacaatgataccccatttggacctcgactgggcgtgggtctcatgatcgcactagacaagacctgacatctcatcggcgtcatgactatccactctatcctaggtatcctatgtgtcactctggcctgggtattgggccttttacctcatagaaacaatcccacccaacctgcaaaacagaacagaagaccccaaggaacacagaatataatccatatgcatgatgtgcaaacagaaataaacatgatatgcaagcagaaaaaataaacatgcaaacatatatacaaggtatagacatgaaaacaaataaacacccagtaaataaacaaacaaacgcaggctaggatcgactcgctatggatggaccagcaacaggtctagcaacatccccagcagagtcgccagctgtcgcacgctcgcgaaaaatgaacagagtcgccaccaatatatttatcccataagggaaaggaataccaggaaacctaacaaaggaaggaacagggtcttgcgaccagagaatcaaggtacgggagtcggttacgcaaggggaaggtattagcacccctcgcgcccatcgtactcgatggtatccacctatgtttgtttctatctaaagggtgtctatctatgtctatgtctacatgcgaaatggatgcaaaatgtagggaaaataaaagttgtactcgcacgggccctaccccgctgcctacgtatccttttcaggaatcagagttaccgtagctcggctaaagattttctgtttgtttttgtgttttttaattgggcggcgttaacgctcacgctcttgcacaaggggatagcctaggatgcaatggagcggagataacttgcccttagaaaggaaaaaaagagattggtttgtatcttttaagggtaattccatgatgacgagaacccactacaaggtctcgcatcacttcctcacttttgttttaagtttgaacatttattaggttttttgaagtgtttttggttggtgtttttttatggggattttaatttgtgacttagatcataccaaaagagtcttttgtttgtttttgaatatttagagaacgcacatcgaggcctacgccacaatcgtttctctaaataacggttaagaaatacatcgaggcttcacacctcaatcatttcttctccgctaagtaaaagagatacaaaaaagttttttatgaatatttagagaatgcacatcgaggcctacgccacaatcgtttctctaaataacggttaagaaatacaccgaggcttcacacctcaatcatttcttctccgttaagtaggaaagaacatacatcgaggcctacgcctcaatcatttctttcctaccatgaaatatagcaacggtatgatcttcatcggtttttattaagtattttaaaagttgaaaagaaaaagagaatgagAAGGGAACTAACCTAGTCTCTAATCTAATGTTGTACACTAAATCCTATTTGagatctaaactaaaatctaagggGGAGTTTACTTGAAGAGAGTTATTATTGACAACCCGGGGCgtttttggtatttcacaaaatatTGAAGAATATTCACAAAAGGAAAGAATTAAACTCTAAGCTAaccacgaaaatattcacaaacaatttttatcatgtttacgactatttttgaataaaataaaaaaactatttttatcattttttatttgaacaAGATCAATTAGCAagcaaaaaaaaactatttattatttttatatagtcAGCTGGGGGTGTAATAGTAAAGTGGAATGAACTGATTTTATGTTATGAACAAAACAGGGCCCGACCCAGGGGGCGCAAATATGAGTGGCGCTAAGGCCCAAACGAAATCATGGTCCAGCTTTATCACAATAATCTGTCTCATTTCCATTTATTCAGCACTCCTTATTGTAACCTATAGTCTCATACTtccttttttatgaaaataaaaagtgacgCAGAACAAGTGAACAATGCATCAATAGGTCAGATTTCATTTAAGTCACAAAAGGACAAAAAAGGATTAAACCAATCAGGATGCGCCAAGTAACGTGCCAATGATTACAATGAGTTAGAAAACAAAGTGACGGACCAATAGCACCGCGCCACGTCACCTAGCCGGCGTCACTACCATACAACTTAACACAGACGTCGGAGATGATTTCCAATCGTCTTCTCCGGTTCACCACCGCCGGAACTAGTACAACTTCGCCCAGAAAACCACCAAATCACCACCATCTTACTCGATTTTCAACGCTGAGCATGGATCCAGCCTCCTTTTTTGTTAATTCTCCCTCTAAACCTAAAACCGAAGGTGATTACAAAGCCCTAACTAACATCAACTTTCTCTAAAAACAACTCTAAGCATATCAATCAGCTTATATTCGTTCATAGAGTTCAAAAAGACAATTCAATCGATCACACAACATCAATTTCATGCTAACCGATAACAAAATTCAAGAACTGCAGATAACTCGTATACGCAAACATTGAATGCATGAGCTAACACATGTAATCTATTATGCTAAGAAAGACTGAGTACAACGCACCTGATACGAGTCTTGagcagaagaaaaagaaagaagtgcACTACTGCGCCCTCCTGAGCAAATCTCGCTGAGTGAATGTATCTATAACCAAAGCTTGGTGACGATGATGACTGGAATGAGTAGTGACTGGAAACCGAAACATGAGATTGATGATGAGCTTCACGATGATGATAGGAAGCTGGCGATGATGCAGAGGAGAAGGGAGATGAAGGTAATCATGGTGATGATGATGGATGTGGCTACGAAGATGGTGGAATAGTGAGTAGAGAATGAAGATTGATGGCGGAAGAGTTTGTTACGGCGGCCGGAGTTTGTTGTGGTGGCCGGAGTTTGTTGCTTTAGGGTAGTTAGAGGTGGTTGATGAGAGTTGGTTATGGTGAGAGAGGTAAGAGAGTGATGAGAGAATAGGGAAGAACGCGAAGCTGAGGGAGCATGAGAGTGAGAGTGTATGTCTTTATATAGGGAGTGTGGGAACTCCCTTTTTTGTGGATGTGTGAAGTGGGACTTGTAGTGTAGCTTTTCCTTTCcaaaacttagtgaacaagtttgtGACATTTTAAGTAAATTTTGTATATGCTTTTCGTGTACCCAGTAACTGCATGGCAACTTATGGGATGGTGAATGTTGACAACGATGCATAcacatcttttcaaaaccttgtaTGGATTACTTTGCATGTTCATAATTCCAACTACACCTTATCATTTTACTTGAACACAGACTCAATGAGAAGAGGAAATGGAGTATAGCAGGATTAGTGTTTGGAGATCTTCGAGATAAGACCTAGAAGTATGCACAAACTGAACCCAAACATGTGGTGTTACCATTGCAATGTCTTGCACGCCTACTTGGACTTCTGGCCTTATATTCGTGGCAGGTACATAACTTGGTCATGGCATGACTTTGAAGCTTCATAATTTTCTCAATATATATTCAATCATCACACACCATAGCTTAATGGAAATAGAATATGGCAAGGAGTTGTTTGATACCTATCTTGATCCCATTGATGATTTGTGGAGCTCAATAAACGACCCCACATTTGGCGCACCACCTATTTGTGAAAATGACTGCGTGTGACTCAGAGCTTGGCCTGGCCGGATGCTTGACTTGAGATTTGCGAGGCAGTGACTTTGAAACTTCATATATCTTCCACTATTTGTCCAATTGACTTGATTATTGACTTATTGAATAGAGCACACGGAGGGGAACATATACATACCAAGATTCCATCCATAGCACACGTGTATATCTCTAAAATCAAGCTGGAATTTGGCACGCCACATGTTTGATACAATGCCTTGCGCATGCCTTGAGCTTCTGCTCAGCCAGACGCATCATTGTGACTTGATGAGGGCGCGACTTTGAAGACTTGTATCTcattcaatatttgtccaattgtgccaattcttgtttcattggatagaggggatggcaaagaaaagaatgataccaagtttgcattcatggcatttttgtagagctctaaaaacggcttgagatttggcacgccatgtgtttggcaaaatgccaggtcatgacctgacttgtgacctggattgtgacttggttcaaatgagttttcagaaacttctTACCTTAATATCTCTTGATACAAGCTTTAAATGAaaaaacttccaactacaaagttgttctcctccatgagaggaacaactttgatgttggaatttttcCCAAACAATGCCATTTGACACATGTAaatcagtgctgaagtggactgctcatcatgattcaaaggatcaaaaaattttctaagtgttgaaaagtttccatttttgtctttttttccatttttggaaACTTTCTATCAAACttccgattttatccattcttcgacttttcttgaccgattttccaccaaaagtcaacctttgaacaattcttctgattttgatccaaaagtcaactgttctgattttcctgattattgatgaaattcccgattaaatctcctccaatcaaatccagtcaaacaaacacatccacatagtcggcatgagaagcttttcacacatagaaaccattcctgattaactgttgaccagaaagtcaactggttgactttggtcaaagaaaccctgacttaaagaaccagatgatctacaagcttgtaccctctaatcaatgccctgatttgaagcagagagacaccccaatccaggaggacttcaatgaacatagagccacatgattataccccggttttctcattctctgatcaaaattctttgcagcagagctttttcttgctagcttTTGAGtagtaccaatgatatgcatgcctgGGTATGAATTATgccctaagtgatgtatgtacatgaatgcaaagcctaagccagttagaagttaaagggtaggacaaatttggggtatgacagtctctaccaccaagcatattcctgctactccaactacaactatggcttctctcaaagatgccaaagccatgattgaacagggtgattgcacagtatggggacagcttcccgatataccctacaagtgtgacaagctaggcctgggctatgatagtgaagatcaaaagaatgatcaaggtcctcgttctggaggattaatgtcacacttcgtcagccaagaagtaaacgctattgaagatgaaggagtgttcttgaaccatatcattcagccatatccagatgagattccacccatttccatgggaatgtgggatgctgtgggagaaccaagtgacgggtataattatcagtataccgcacctcagaattcttatgttgctatggaagacattaccccgactggatggggtgatcaaattgaaaatgacgaaagtttcacaagtcccgtcacggagcaatatcaaaatccacccaaagaagtatgggacacgctaggagaacccagcggcaaatatgactatatggtgaaatattccgctcctccgagctcacaaattgctatgaaggacattgtcccaactggatgggatgaacattacgatgacaatttcacttttgaagaagccagggaaataccaaataacgagggttgctttctgtcagcatacactcctcatcaggatgcacaattctctattcaaaacatcatcccgactgcatgggacgaccttattgagcatcttgctcagccagcagagatatctcagcctgggctctcgtatccagtagagtatatcacttatcccgaaggatcaccggctcattttcccactaatgaaatcaatgctgtggaatatgaagaagacaactgcaactggaacagctggatactccctgctcacaacagtggattgaacaactggaaagctgaggatgtgatctcctttgaccaggagtaaatgccatttcctgttttctttgtgtatattgtgcaaagataaaaatggttcctgaacaatcgaaccatgagcctgaaagccgtgtgccttgcccaaagcacactggtccttctataagggctaatcatatcatgatcatgtgcattcaataaaatcatgggacgcttgcatatttaaaattttgtgatcctttttctttctttcttcgctttcaaatagctatgttttttcttcacacacactcacataactaacatgcagattcacatacactctggatccagtcaacaacgattctgctattgcctgtcatgactttgaaagtccgatctaccaaactgaggacgaaagtgaggaagattgtgaagtgccaagagaaattgcaaggctactagaacaagaagacaaagcCATACaacctcacgaggagccaattgaggtcatcaacttgagcagcaacgaagaaaagaaagaagtcaaaataggggttgatttagaacacagcatcaagcaaagactgattcaaatgctgcgagactacgtcgagatattcgcctggtcctatgaagatatgccaggccttgacacggacattgtagttcatcgcctgccaatcaaagaaggtagcactccagtcaaacagaaactacgaaggagtaggcctgatatgtcaaaaaagatcaaagacgaggttgaaaaacagttcaatgccggattcctaaaagttgtaagttatcctccttggatagctaacatcgtgcctgtacctaaaaaagacgggaaagtcagaatgtgagtggactacagagatctgaaccgggcaagccccaaagatgatttccctttaccacacatcgatgtactggttgacaataccgcacaatgcaaggtattctcctttatggacggattctcagggtacaatcaaatcaagatggcacccgaagacatggaaaaaacaaccttcacaacaccctggggaaccttttgttacaaagtaatgccctttggtctgaaaaacgcaggagcaacctatcaacgtgcaatggtagcgctatttcatgatatgattcatcaagaaatagaggtgtatgtcgatgacatgattgcaaaatccaacaccgaggaagaacatctgggtcatttacacaagttgtttgacacactaaagaaatacaagttgcgactgaacccaaataagtgtacctttggagtaagatccggcaaactcttaggtttcatcgtcagcagcaaaggaattgaggttgatcccgccaaggttaaagccattcaagaaatgcctataccttgtaccgagaaacaagtcagaggattcttgggacgtctaaattacatcgcccgatttattgcccacatgactactacttgtgtgccgatcttcaaactgttgaagaaagatcaagtggaaaggtggaatgacaaatgccagttagcctttgacaaaatcaaagaatatctccaaaaacctccaatcttgctgccacctgtggaaggcagacctctgataatgtacctaactgtgttagaagactcaatggggtgtgtactaggacaacatgacgaatccggccgaaaggagcacgcaatctactttcttagcaaaaagtttaccgattgtgaaacaagatactcactactcgaaaaaacttgttgtgccttagcttgggcggctcgccgactaagacagtacatgctaaatcacaccactttcctaatctccaagatggatcccatcaaatacgtgttcgaaaaacctgctctctctggaagaatagcgagatggcaaatgatcttaacagaatatgacattcaatacacttcacaaaaagcaatcaaaggaagtgtggtaactgatcatctggctcatcaagcagtggatgattatcaagcattgaactttgacttcccagacgaagacattatgctagtcaatgactacaaacaaccaggaccagaagaaggacccgagccaggatcccggtggactatggtttttgacggagcttctaatgcacttggcaatggcatcggagctgtgatcatttcccccgcaggaggtcatacaccattcactgccaggttatgcttcaattgcactaacaatatagccgaatacgaagcatgtattctgggtcttaaagctgcaatcgatctaagaatcaaattcctagaagtctacggagactcggccttggtaatctaccaagtcaaaggggaatgggacacgaagcacccgaatctaattccttacaaagaatatgtgctgagtttgattccttacttcgaagaaatcactttcgagcacatcccacgcgaggaaaatcaactagctgatgctttagctaccatgtcatccatgttcaaagtcaggtgggacaacgaggcgcctatgatcaccatttacaggcaagatgaaccatcatattgcaatgagatcaatgccgaaggaacagaagaaaaaccatggttccatgaagtaaaaagatatctcgaagctcaggagtaccctgaaggggcatccattaacgacagaaagtttctaaggagatttgctgccaaattctttctaagcaatggaaccttatacaaacgcaaccatgactcgactttacttcgctgtgtaaacaagaaggaagcagaacagatcatgaaagaaatacacaatggtgccttcggtacttatttcagtggacatacaatggctaaaaagatccttagagcaggttattactggtctaccatggaaacagactgccatcatcactcccgaacatgtcacaaatgccagatatacgctgacaaagtacatgtacctccagttccattaagcgtcctgacggctccttggccttttgcaatgtggggtattgatatgattggagaaatcaaacctactgcctccaacggacatcgctttatcctggtcgctattgactacttcacaaagtgggtagaagcagcttcatttgcttctgttaccaagaatgtggtggcccggttcatcaaatacaatctcatttgtcggtacggcatccctgaacggattatcacggacaatggcacaaatctaaacaacagaatgattactgaactttgcacacagttcaagatcaaacatcataattcttctccatatcgaccaaagatgaacggcacggtggaagctgccaacaagataatcaagaaaatcatacaaaaaatgacagtaacctacaaagactggcatgagatgttaccttttgctcttcatggttatcgcacatctgcgcgtacttcaacaggggcaactccattctccttagtctatggtattgaggcagttcttccaattgaaattcagattccttccctaaggattatgaaagaagccaatctagacgaagacgattggattcaaacacggttggaccagataaacttgattgatgagaaaaggctcgcagctatttgtcatggtcaactataccaaaagcgtatgatcaaagccttcaacaaaaaagtcaaaagtcaagcataccaaactggtggcttggttgtcaaacgcatcatcttaccacaaggtgatcccggaggcaaatggactcccacctacgagggaccattcataatcaagaaaatattctccggcggcgccatgttgcttaccaccatggatggcgaggatttcccacaccctgtgaatgctgacatagtcaaaaaatacttcgcttaaaaagaaaaaaacagctcgctaagttgaaaacctgaaagggcaacttaggcaaaaaatgagcgtctcggtggattgaaaacccgaaagggcggtccaggcaaaaattagagactaaacaaatactatcccggtaggc
Encoded proteins:
- the LOC131658575 gene encoding uncharacterized protein LOC131658575 encodes the protein MDNNVTVDQGATRRTHTYTFHREGMVQLGQLGELVTGHNETVFSGNYGNILSLLYSRVDEWALSTLLQFYDPDIRCFTFSDYQLAPTLEEYSCLLNIKIQHRVPFVCVPERPRLDYIANALYLSLGGVHDNWKKNGDTHGFYMSFLVEKAQEFADKGIWETFNAILAALIYGIVMFPNIHKFVDLAAICLFMDKNPIPTLLADTYYSIHSRHGKRGAIRGCLPLLYKWFKSHLPASGPFVTSTQKWSQRIMGLTANDIVWYQFRTGISEVIIRCGNFGNVPLIGTKGCINYNPILALRQLGYTMKSGPSDREIYQSVYFEKGADLVALEEIRKAWNNIHIGERSTLGAKNAIAMEPYTDWVKERVKTLLLPFPRVPLLYAQPPKISETMVSRERFDQVRVANLRLKEKDRDMDLKRYFLKQTKNELARELKTLKGESSQARKRVRTEKDGKAVVAPTEDPQKVIEKAIKEEKEKLRREYQEDLKAHKLRLEKETKSPPDLLDGVSIVLYIETLLLVFEPTRLRGLL